A single Macaca mulatta isolate MMU2019108-1 chromosome 11, T2T-MMU8v2.0, whole genome shotgun sequence DNA region contains:
- the LOC144332783 gene encoding uncharacterized protein LOC144332783, translated as MDGLKVQEVWRDFPSVLSLGFTVKQLNIHQIHDEDMQLIWDALEGVKNEPPEPIQSLTDAILRAQEDAPLQPAPPSRLSRLSSFFQKASCATGTPRKKYIFN; from the exons ATGGATGGCCTCAAAGTCCAGGAAGTCTGGAGGGACTTTCCATCTGTCCTATCTTTAGGATTCACAGTCAAACAGCTGAACATCCACCAGATCCACGATGAAGATATGCAGCTGATATGGGATG CTCTGGAAGGAGTGAAGAATGAGCCCCCAGAGCCCATCCAGTCCCTCACGGATGCCATACTGAGGGCTCAGGAAGACGCACCCTTGCAGCCTGCCCCACCTTCCAGGCTGAGTCGCCTGAGCAGCTTCTTTCAGAAAGCCTCTTGTGCCACAGGCACACCCAGGAAGAAGTACATCTTCAATTGA